One genomic segment of Ipomoea triloba cultivar NCNSP0323 chromosome 9, ASM357664v1 includes these proteins:
- the LOC116028304 gene encoding protein DETOXIFICATION 43-like, which translates to MAENHSVQAQAQKTTWNIPFLVVFSGARSLFKLDDLGLEILRIALPAALALAADPIASLIDTAFIGHLGAVEIAAVGVAISIINQANKVTIFPLVNITTSFVAEEDTVKKMAESSSSSAPVKGDDEKKDNAEGSELEKMENGLATRNETKESAQEDDPKTNVCKSPIPTDTNASKKKAKREKRNIPSASTALAMGTILGLLQTAFLMLLAKHMLGLMGVKSGSPMLSPALKYLVLRALGAPAVLLSLAMQGVFRGLKDTTTPLYATAIGDLANIILDPIFIFACHWGVSGAAIAHVISQYLLAAILFFKLVGKVELVPPSLKDLQFSRFLKNGFWLLARVIAVTFCVTLGASLAARLGATTMAAFQVCLQVWLTSSLLADGLAVAGQAILACAFAEKDYKKAKATAARVLQMGVVMGYGLAAVVGVGLYFGSGVFSKDKNVIRLITIGVPFVAGTQPINSLAFVLDGVNFGASDFSYSAYSMVLVAVLTVVTEFLLSKSNGYIGIWIALSIFMVLRTIAGLWRMGTGTGPWSFLRIKKPNKLESTS; encoded by the exons ATGGCTGAGAATCATTCAGTTCAGGCTCAAGCTCAGAAGACTACATGGAACATACCCTTCTTGGTTGTCTTTAGTGGAGCCAG GAGTCTTTTCAAGTTGGATGATCTCGGTTTGGAGATACTGCGTATCGCGCTCCCTGCTGCTCTTGCATTAGCAGCTGATCCCATTGCTTCACTCATTGATACTGCATTTATTGGCCATTTAG GTGCTGTGGAGATTGCTGCAGTGGGAGTTGCCATTTCCATCATTAACCAAGCCAACAAGGTTACAATATTCCCTCTGGTCAACATTACCACTTCCTTTGTTGCAGAGGAAGACACTGTGAAAAAGATGGCTGAATCCTCCTCGTCGTCTGCACCGGTTAAGGGCGACGACGAAAAGAAAGACAACGCGGAGGGCTCTGAGCTTGAGAAGATGGAGAATGGTTTAGCCACAAGAAATGAAACAAAAGAATCTGCACAAGAAGATG ATCCTAAAACAAATGTATGCAAGTCCCCTATTCCTACTGATACCAATGCAAGCAAGAAGAAAGCGAAACGCGAAAAGCGCAATATCCCTTCAGCTTCTACTGCACTGGCTATGGGCACCATTCTTGGCCTTCTCCAAACCGCCTTCCTCATGCTCCTGGCAAAACATATGCTCGGTTTAATGGGCGTCAAATCT GGATCTCCCATGTTAAGCCCTGCACTGAAGTATCTGGTGCTGAGAGCCCTCGGTGCCCCTGCAGTACTTCTCTCGTTGGCAATGCAGGGCGTCTTTCGTGGCCTAAAGGATACGACGACCCCTTTATATGCCACCG CTATTGGAGATTTAGCAAACATAATCTTGGACCCAATCTTTATATTTGCTTGTCACTGGGGTGTCAGTGGTGCTGCGATAGCTCATGTTATTTCTCA GTACTTGTTAGCAGCAATCCTGTTCTTCAAATTGGTAGGAAAAGTTGAGCTGGTACCACCAAGTCTCAAAGATTTGCAGTTTAGTAGATTTCTCAAGAATG GGTTTTGGTTACTAGCAAGGGTGATAGCTGTGACCTTCTGTGTGACCTTGGGTGCTTCACTGGCTGCAAGACTTGGTGCAACAACCATGGCTGCCTTTCAGGTTTGCTTGCAGGTCTGGCTAACATCCTCTCTACTCGCCGATGGCCTGGCCGTTGCAGGACag GCAATTCTTGCATGTGCATTTGCTGAAAAAGACTACAAGAAGGCAAAGGCAACTGCAGCCAGGGTTCTGCAG ATGGGAGTTGTAATGGGATATGGGCTTGCCGCGGTGGTTGGAGTGGGATTGTACTTCGGGTCGGGAGTGTTTTCGAAGGACAAGAATGTTATTCGTCTCATAACCATAGGCGTGCCG TTTGTTGCAGGCACCCAGCCCATAAATTCACTGGCTTTTGTTCTTGATGGTGTTAACTTTGGAGCATCTGACTTTTCATACTCTGCATATTCAATG GTTCTGGTGGCAGTACTAACAGTTGTGACAGAGTTTTTGCTGTCAAAAAGCAATGGTTACATAGGAATATGGATAGCTTTGAGCATATTCATGGTTCTCCGTACAATAGCTGGTTTATGGAGGATGGGAACAGGGACAGGACCTTGGAGTTTTCTCAGGATCAAAAAACCTAACAAATTGGAATCCACTTCTTGA
- the LOC116029284 gene encoding zinc finger CCCH domain-containing protein 30-like, whose translation MCSGPDQSNSSSSTNQSNSDTKLSMDSNQLTVVTDDCFSSFLELASNNDVEAFKRSIEHEPSAVDEVGLWLVRKKGSKQIVNEERTPLMVAATYGSVDVLKLIISQPGVDVNQTCGPDRCTALHCAASGGSINATEVVKLLLSAGADPNIEDVNGQRPADVIVVPLKLPGARASLEELLLNNMSDGPVGECHLQVSITTSTSSPVLSSSPENGSPCSPSDLVSSPMASEFSDVPANSAPEKKEYPIDPSLPNIKNSIYSTDEFRMFSFKVRPCSRAYSHDWTECPFVHPGENARRRDPRKYHYSCVPCPDFRKGACRRGDMCEYAHGVFECWLHPAQYRTRLCKDDISCDRRVCFFAHTPEELRPLYVSTGSAVPSPRSAAATASVMDMAGALSLMPGSPSSHSVMSPAFNQPMSPTANGMPNSSMAWPQPNVPTLHLPGSNLQSSRLRSSLNARDIPLEDLNMLQDFDGQQLLLNDLAYFSQSRPNSTTFSRSGCSKTLTPSNLEELFSAEITSSPRYSDQAAASGVFSPSHKSAVFNQFQQQQNMLSPTNGNVFSPKNVEHPLLQASFAISSPGIMSPRTMEPKSPMSSQLSAFAQREKQNQQIRSLSSRDLGSRNASMIGSPVSNSWSNWGSPNTRIDWSVNGDELGRLRKSSSFEKLNSNGDEPDLSWVQSLVKESPPEMKDKLTARTSGAVPSGEGLKSNSQTDSIDHSVLGAWLEQMQLDQLVA comes from the coding sequence ATGTGCAGTGGTCCAGACCAGTCCAATTCTAGCTCATCTACCAACCAATCTAATTCTGATACAAAATTGAGTATGGACTCAAACCAACTTACTGTTGTGACTGATGATTGTTTTTCAAGTTTTCTTGAACTTGCCTCTAACAACGATGTAGAGgcttttaaaagatcaattgaGCATGAGCCTTCTGCAGTTGATGAAGTTGGACTTTGGTTAGTTCGCAAGAAAGGCTCTAAACAGATTGTCAATGAGGAAAGGACTCCCTTGATGGTTGCTGCAACATATGGTAGTGTTGATGTCTTGAAATTGATCATTTCTCAGCCAGGAGTTGATGTCAATCAAACTTGTGGCCCAGACAGGTGCACTGCTCTTCACTGTGCTGCCTCTGGTGGCTCCATCAATGCCACTGAAGTTGTTAAGTTGCTGCTATCAGCTGGGGCTGATCCCAATATTGAGGATGTTAATGGCCAGAGACCAGCTGATGTAATTGTTGTTCCGCTGAAGCTTCCAGGTGCTAGAGCATCTCTTGAAGAACTGCTATTGAACAATATGTCTGATGGACCTGTTGGTGAATGCCATTTGCAGGTGTCCATAACTACAAGTACTTCCTCGCCGGTACTCTCTTCCTCACCAGAAAATGGGTCCCCATGTTCACCTTCAGACTTGGTATCTTCTCCTATGGCATCAGAATTCAGTGATGTTCCTGCAAATTCTGCTCCAGAAAAGAAGGAATATCCTATTGACCCATCCCTTCCAAACATTAAGAACAGCATATATTCAACGGATGAGTTCCGAATGTTCTCATTCAAGGTGAGGCCTTGTTCTAGAGCCTACTCTCATGATTGGACTGAGTGCCCTTTTGTGCACCCTGGAGAAAATGCACGCAGAAGAGATCCTAGGAAATACCACTACAGCTGTGTGCCTTGTCCTGATTTTCGTAAGGGTGCCTGCAGGCGGGGTGATATGTGTGAATATGCTCATGGAGTGTTTGAGTGCTGGCTTCATCCAGCTCAGTATCGAACACGATTATGTAAGGATGACATAAGCTGTGATAGGCGAGTTTGCTTTTTTGCCCATACTCCTGAAGAGCTTCGTCCATTGTATGTTTCTACTGGTTCTGCAGTTCCATCACCTAGATCTGCTGCTGCAACAGCAAGTGTTATGGACATGGCTGGTGCATTGAGCCTTATGCCTGGTTCACCATCATCACATTCTGTTATGTCTCCTGCATTCAATCAACCCATGTCTCCAACTGCCAATGGAATGCCTAATTCATCTATGGCTTGGCCTCAACCAAATGTTCCGACTCTTCATCTCCCTGGAAGCAACCTCCAGTCAAGTCGCCTGAGGTCATCACTCAATGCACGAGATATTCCTCTTGAGGATCTGAACATGCTGCAGGATTTTGATGGCCAGCAACTACTTCTAAATGACTTGGCTTATTTTTCACAGTCACGTCCTAATTCTACAACTTTCAGTCGTTCTGGCTGTTCTAAAACACTAACCCCTTCAAATCTTGAAGAGCTATTTTCTGCTGAGATCACCTCTTCCCCTCGATATTCTGATCAAGCAGCGGCTTCTGGTGTTTTCTCACCTTCACATAAATCAGCTGTTTTCAATCAGTTTCAGCAGCAGCAGAACATGCTCTCCCCAACCAATGGTAATGTGTTCTCTCCCAAAAATGTTGAGCATCCTCTTTTACAAGCTTCATTTGCCATATCATCACCTGGTATAATGTCACCAAGAACTATGGAGCCAAAATCCCCTATGAGTTCCCAACTTTCTGCATTTGCTCAGCGTGAGAAGCAGAATCAACAGATACGTAGCCTCAGTTCCCGGGATCTTGGTTCTAGAAATGCCTCAATGATTGGCTCGCCAGTGAGTAACTCATGGTCAAATTGGGGTTCTCCCAATACAAGGATTGATTGGTCTGTAAATGGAGATGAACTTGGTCGCCTGAGAAAGTCATCTTCCTTTGAAAAGCTCAATAGCAATGGAGATGAGCCTGACCTGTCTTGGGTGCAATCTCTTGTAAAGGAATCACCACCTGAGATGAAAGACAAGTTGACAGCCCGAACTTCAGGGGCTGTGCCATCCGGTGAGGGTTTGAAATCCAATTCTCAAACTGATTCCATTGATCATTCTGTTTTAGGAGCTTGGCTTGAGCAGATGCAACTTGATCAGCTTGTAGCCTAG